Proteins encoded within one genomic window of Spiribacter curvatus:
- the nrdR gene encoding transcriptional regulator NrdR — MRCPFCQTQDTRVIDSRLASEGDQVRRRRECGGCSERFTTYESAELLLPRVVKRDGTRVQFDEQRLRNGMMRALEKRPVATEAVEAALSRIRQRVQALGDGEVNASTIGDWVMEELRELDEVAYVRFASVYRSFQDVSAFREVIEGLEDRDARLADNGSSS, encoded by the coding sequence CCTCGCCAGCGAGGGTGATCAGGTGCGTCGGCGCCGCGAATGTGGCGGCTGCAGTGAGCGCTTCACCACCTATGAGTCCGCGGAGCTGCTGCTGCCGCGGGTCGTCAAGCGTGACGGGACACGCGTGCAGTTCGACGAGCAGCGGCTGCGGAATGGGATGATGCGGGCGCTGGAGAAGCGTCCGGTCGCCACCGAAGCGGTCGAGGCCGCCCTCAGCCGCATTCGCCAGCGCGTGCAGGCTCTCGGGGATGGCGAAGTGAATGCCAGCACCATCGGTGACTGGGTCATGGAAGAGCTCCGCGAGCTCGACGAAGTGGCCTATGTCCGCTTCGCCTCGGTCTATCGCAGTTTCCAGGATGTCAGCGCGTTCCGCGAGGTGATCGAAGGTCTTGAGGATCGCGATGCCCGATTGGCGGATAATGGCTCCTCGTCGTGA
- the ribD gene encoding bifunctional diaminohydroxyphosphoribosylaminopyrimidine deaminase/5-amino-6-(5-phosphoribosylamino)uracil reductase RibD, whose amino-acid sequence MSDFSAADHAWMARALQLAERGRWTADPNPRVGCVLVRDGVCLGEAWHVRAGEPHAEVLALRAAGDDTAGATAYVTLEPCSHYGRTPPCADALIEAGIARVVAGASDPNPRVSGCGLDRLRASGVAVAVGLMAAESERLNAGFFRRMRVGRPYVRAKLAASVDGRTAMASGESRWITGADARRDVHRWRAGSGAIVTGVDTVIADDPALTVRDVDGDFVAPRRIVVDTDLRTPPDAGLLADERGVVLVHGGTMPAREADRIHAGAELWQVALGADGHVSPKAVLEALASADINEVWLEAGSRLAGAWLQAGLVDELMIYVAPHVMGHQGQPLLTLPGLDAMSDRIALKWLDTRRVGHDLRLTMAMRDDAEEG is encoded by the coding sequence GTGAGCGACTTCAGTGCCGCCGATCATGCCTGGATGGCCCGAGCGCTGCAGCTCGCCGAACGCGGGCGCTGGACGGCTGACCCGAACCCGCGGGTGGGTTGTGTACTGGTTCGCGATGGGGTGTGCCTCGGCGAGGCATGGCACGTGCGCGCGGGCGAGCCGCATGCCGAGGTGCTTGCGCTACGCGCCGCCGGGGATGACACCGCTGGCGCCACCGCCTATGTCACCCTCGAACCATGCAGCCATTACGGCCGCACACCGCCCTGCGCGGACGCCCTGATCGAGGCGGGTATTGCGCGGGTCGTGGCGGGTGCCTCCGATCCCAATCCGCGCGTGTCGGGGTGCGGCCTCGATCGCCTGCGTGCCTCCGGTGTGGCGGTGGCCGTTGGCCTGATGGCTGCCGAGAGCGAACGGCTCAACGCGGGTTTCTTTCGGCGCATGCGGGTTGGCCGACCCTATGTCCGCGCCAAACTCGCCGCCAGTGTGGATGGCCGAACAGCGATGGCGTCCGGTGAAAGCCGCTGGATCACTGGTGCGGACGCCCGCCGCGATGTCCACCGCTGGCGGGCGGGTAGTGGCGCGATCGTCACCGGTGTGGACACCGTCATCGCCGATGATCCGGCGCTCACCGTCCGCGACGTGGACGGCGACTTCGTGGCGCCGCGGCGGATTGTGGTCGATACCGATCTGCGCACGCCACCGGATGCCGGGCTTCTCGCCGATGAGCGCGGTGTCGTGCTGGTCCATGGCGGAACCATGCCGGCGCGCGAGGCCGATCGGATCCACGCCGGTGCTGAGCTATGGCAGGTCGCACTGGGGGCGGATGGTCATGTCAGCCCGAAGGCTGTCCTCGAGGCCCTGGCCAGTGCCGATATCAATGAGGTGTGGCTCGAGGCTGGCTCACGACTCGCGGGGGCTTGGCTGCAGGCTGGTCTGGTCGATGAGCTGATGATCTATGTGGCCCCTCATGTGATGGGGCATCAGGGTCAACCGCTACTGACATTGCCGGGGCTTGATGCAATGAGCGATCGCATCGCGTTGAAGTGGCTGGACACCCGGCGGGTGGGTCATGATCTGCGACTGACGATGGCCATGCGCGACGACGCAGAGGAAGGGTAA